Proteins encoded by one window of Chryseobacterium foetidum:
- a CDS encoding response regulator transcription factor, with translation MKKILIADDEHKILMSLEYSFRKIGYEVFIARDGTEVLEFLKTIVPDVILLDIMMPNLDGYSTLEEIKKNENLNNTKVMFLSAKNNPKDIKKGLEMGADAYVTKPYSIKKLIQQIEELLSA, from the coding sequence ATGAAAAAAATATTAATTGCAGATGACGAGCACAAAATTTTAATGTCATTGGAATACAGTTTCAGGAAAATCGGTTACGAAGTTTTCATCGCCAGAGATGGAACTGAAGTTTTGGAATTTCTGAAAACAATCGTTCCTGACGTGATTTTACTCGACATTATGATGCCAAATCTCGACGGCTACAGCACGTTAGAAGAAATCAAAAAGAATGAAAATTTAAACAATACAAAAGTTATGTTTCTCAGCGCCAAAAACAACCCTAAAGACATTAAAAAAGGTCTTGAAATGGGAGCTGATGCATACGTAACAAAACCTTATTCGATCAAAAAACTGATTCAGCAGATCGAAGAACTTCTTAGCGCTTAA
- a CDS encoding AMP-binding protein, producing MNADNLFKQSIENKVQFWKEQAQEISWFEFPETIISKDEYDYTQWFADGKLNISYLCIDKHIEDGFGEEIAIVYDSPVTNQKIKYTFNQAKKEISKLAGGLVSLGLKKGDTAVIYMPMIPQTLFAMLACARIGVIHNVVFGGFAPHELVVRIDDCKPKALITATAGIEIAKRIPYLPLVEKAIELAQDKVDNIIVFNRKLVDNQHEMFEGIIDYEELVEKSEPADCVSVKSNHPLYLLYTSGTTGKPKGITRDTGGYATALKFSMKYIYGIEQGETFWAASDFGWAVGHSYSVYGPLINRNTTIIFEGKPIMTPDAGTFWRIISEYKVSAMFTAPTAIRAIKKEDPNGELVKKYNLSHFKKQFLAGERCDVATLDWFEKHIGVPAIDHWWQTESGSPMLGLLTFNEDYKIKRASAGKPIPGYDIKIFDENGFELDEHKEGYLVIKLPLPPGAMLGIWNDYERFEKSYLSQYKGYYFSGDGAIKDEDGYIFITGRVDDVINVAGHRLSTSEMEEIVSSHPDVAECAVVGIDDDLRGQVPFATVVLKNGSEIIEENVEKEIILKVREKIGAVAFLKSVMVVKRLPKTRSGKILRKLIRTIIDGKVFQIPSTIDDEKIIDELKEKIQQYRNK from the coding sequence ATGAACGCAGATAATCTATTTAAACAAAGCATAGAAAACAAAGTGCAGTTCTGGAAAGAGCAGGCACAGGAAATTTCGTGGTTTGAATTTCCCGAAACCATTATTTCAAAAGACGAATACGACTATACCCAATGGTTTGCAGACGGAAAACTGAATATATCTTATCTCTGCATTGACAAACATATTGAAGATGGTTTTGGGGAAGAAATTGCGATTGTTTACGATTCTCCCGTTACGAATCAGAAAATAAAATACACTTTCAATCAGGCTAAAAAAGAAATTTCAAAATTAGCTGGCGGACTGGTTTCTTTAGGTTTAAAAAAAGGCGACACTGCCGTGATTTACATGCCGATGATTCCGCAGACGCTTTTTGCGATGTTGGCTTGTGCGAGAATTGGTGTGATTCACAATGTTGTTTTCGGAGGTTTTGCGCCGCACGAATTGGTAGTAAGAATCGATGATTGCAAACCTAAAGCTTTAATTACAGCCACCGCAGGAATTGAAATTGCAAAAAGAATTCCTTATCTGCCTTTAGTTGAGAAAGCGATCGAATTAGCTCAGGATAAAGTAGATAACATTATCGTTTTCAACAGAAAATTAGTCGACAATCAACATGAAATGTTTGAAGGCATCATTGATTATGAAGAATTGGTCGAAAAATCCGAGCCTGCAGATTGTGTTTCCGTTAAATCTAATCATCCGCTCTACCTTTTATACACTTCAGGTACGACAGGAAAACCAAAAGGAATCACAAGAGATACAGGTGGTTACGCTACAGCTTTGAAATTTTCCATGAAATACATTTACGGAATTGAGCAGGGCGAAACTTTTTGGGCAGCTTCAGATTTTGGATGGGCGGTCGGTCATAGTTACAGCGTTTATGGCCCATTAATCAACAGAAACACAACCATTATTTTCGAAGGAAAACCAATCATGACTCCCGATGCAGGAACTTTCTGGAGAATCATTTCTGAATACAAAGTTTCCGCAATGTTTACGGCTCCGACGGCGATTAGAGCTATTAAAAAAGAAGATCCCAATGGCGAACTGGTTAAAAAATATAATTTGAGCCATTTCAAAAAACAGTTTCTGGCAGGCGAACGTTGTGATGTTGCAACTTTGGATTGGTTTGAAAAACATATTGGAGTTCCCGCCATCGACCATTGGTGGCAGACAGAATCGGGCTCGCCGATGCTGGGGTTACTGACTTTTAATGAAGATTATAAAATTAAAAGAGCTTCCGCTGGAAAACCCATTCCAGGTTACGATATTAAAATTTTTGACGAAAATGGCTTTGAACTCGATGAACATAAAGAAGGCTATCTTGTCATCAAGCTTCCGCTTCCGCCCGGCGCAATGCTGGGAATCTGGAATGATTACGAACGTTTTGAGAAAAGCTATTTATCACAATACAAAGGCTATTATTTTTCCGGTGACGGAGCGATAAAAGACGAAGACGGTTATATTTTCATCACAGGACGGGTTGATGATGTCATCAACGTTGCCGGACACCGACTATCTACTTCAGAAATGGAAGAAATTGTTTCCTCTCACCCAGATGTTGCGGAATGTGCCGTTGTAGGAATCGATGATGATCTTCGTGGACAGGTTCCTTTTGCTACAGTAGTTTTGAAAAATGGTTCAGAAATTATAGAAGAAAATGTTGAAAAAGAAATCATTCTTAAAGTAAGAGAAAAAATTGGTGCTGTTGCCTTCCTAAAAAGCGTGATGGTCGTAAAAAGGCTTCCGAAAACACGTTCAGGAAAAATTTTAAGAAAATTGATCCGAACGATTATTGATGGTAAAGTATTTCAGATTCCATCGACGATTGATGATGAGAAGATTATTGATGAGTTGAAGGAAAAGATTCAACAGTACAGAAATAAGTAA
- a CDS encoding GNAT family N-acetyltransferase, whose translation MEIIKANTYDHKILTEITKKSKAYWGYSNEQMEEWSDLLTIKEEYFKNNEVYKLLINNSTVAYYSYFSINENTVKLDNLFVLPDEIGKGYGKLLMNDFISKIKKSKTKIIILDADPNAQKFYESFGFTKIGKIETSIKNRFLPIMELQLDTIVDK comes from the coding sequence ATGGAAATTATTAAAGCAAATACCTATGACCATAAAATTTTGACAGAAATTACAAAAAAGTCAAAGGCATACTGGGGATATTCGAATGAGCAAATGGAAGAATGGTCTGATTTGCTTACCATAAAAGAGGAATACTTTAAAAATAATGAGGTTTATAAATTATTGATCAACAACTCAACGGTTGCTTATTATTCTTACTTCAGTATAAATGAAAATACTGTAAAGCTTGATAATTTATTTGTTTTACCTGATGAAATTGGAAAAGGTTATGGCAAATTATTAATGAATGATTTCATTTCAAAAATAAAAAAGAGCAAAACCAAAATAATAATTCTGGATGCCGATCCGAACGCACAAAAATTTTATGAAAGCTTCGGGTTTACAAAAATTGGAAAAATAGAAACATCCATAAAAAACAGATTTCTACCAATCATGGAACTTCAACTAGATACAATTGTTGATAAATAA
- the acs gene encoding acetate--CoA ligase has translation MRNYVIEDLPHYFEEYKKSIKNPKKFWDKVADQNFVWYQRWSKVVKYDMNEAKITWFKDAKLNITKNCLDRHLSVRGEKTAIIWEPNDPKEEAQHISYNELYERVNKTANVLKDMGIEKGDRVCIYLPMIPELAVTMLACAKIGAVHSVIFAGFSASAVVSRVNDCGAKMLITSDGSYRGNKVLDLKSIIDEALEKCPTVEKTLVVKRTNNEVKMKEGRDFWMADLYEKASADFVTIIMDAEDPLFILYTSGSTGKPKGMLHTSAGYMVYSAYTFKNVFNYQENDIYWCTADIGWITGHSYILYGPLLNGATTVIFEGVPTYPEPDRFWEVIEKHKVTQFYTAPTAIRSLAKESAEWVDKHDLSSLRVIGSVGEPINDEAWHWFNDHVGRKKCPIVDTWWQTETGGIMISPIPFVTPTKPTYATLPLPGIQPVLMDDKRNEITGNQVTGNLCIRFPWPGIARTIWGDHQRYKETYFSAFPGKYFTGDGALRDEVGYYRITGRVDDVVIVSGHNLGTAPIEDSINEHPAVAESAIVGFPHDIKGSALYGFVILKDSGSDRKQENLVKEINQLISDQIGPIAKLDKIQFVSGLPKTRSGKIMRRILRKIAEGDFSNFGDTSTLLNPEIVEEIKNERI, from the coding sequence ATGAGAAATTACGTGATAGAAGATTTACCGCACTACTTTGAAGAGTACAAAAAATCAATCAAGAACCCGAAAAAGTTTTGGGATAAAGTGGCGGACCAAAATTTTGTCTGGTACCAAAGGTGGAGCAAGGTGGTAAAATATGATATGAATGAGGCAAAAATCACATGGTTTAAAGATGCTAAATTAAATATCACCAAAAACTGCCTCGACAGACATTTATCCGTACGTGGCGAAAAAACCGCCATCATTTGGGAACCCAACGACCCAAAAGAAGAAGCGCAACACATTTCCTACAACGAATTATACGAAAGAGTCAACAAAACAGCAAATGTTCTAAAAGACATGGGCATCGAAAAAGGCGACAGAGTCTGCATCTATCTTCCGATGATTCCAGAATTGGCGGTTACGATGTTGGCCTGTGCGAAAATCGGAGCTGTACATTCAGTTATTTTCGCCGGATTTTCAGCTTCGGCAGTAGTTTCGAGAGTGAATGACTGCGGCGCAAAAATGCTGATCACTTCAGACGGAAGTTACAGAGGCAATAAAGTTTTAGATTTAAAATCAATCATCGACGAAGCTTTGGAAAAATGTCCTACTGTAGAAAAAACTTTGGTGGTCAAAAGAACCAACAACGAAGTTAAAATGAAGGAAGGCAGAGATTTCTGGATGGCTGACCTGTACGAAAAAGCCTCTGCCGATTTCGTAACGATCATTATGGATGCCGAAGATCCTCTGTTTATTCTGTACACATCAGGTTCTACTGGAAAACCTAAGGGAATGCTTCACACCTCTGCCGGCTACATGGTTTATTCGGCATACACATTTAAAAATGTTTTTAATTATCAGGAAAACGACATTTACTGGTGTACTGCAGATATCGGCTGGATTACGGGACACTCTTACATTTTGTACGGACCGCTTTTAAATGGTGCAACCACTGTTATTTTCGAAGGAGTTCCCACCTATCCTGAGCCTGACAGATTCTGGGAAGTTATCGAAAAGCATAAAGTCACTCAATTTTATACTGCACCAACCGCCATCCGTTCTTTAGCTAAAGAAAGTGCTGAGTGGGTTGACAAACATGATTTAAGTTCTTTAAGAGTGATCGGATCTGTTGGTGAACCTATTAACGATGAAGCATGGCATTGGTTTAACGATCACGTTGGCAGAAAAAAATGTCCGATCGTCGATACGTGGTGGCAAACAGAAACCGGCGGAATTATGATCTCTCCTATCCCATTTGTTACGCCGACCAAACCGACGTATGCTACACTCCCATTACCGGGAATTCAGCCCGTTTTAATGGATGACAAACGCAACGAAATTACAGGAAATCAGGTGACAGGAAACTTGTGCATCCGTTTTCCTTGGCCGGGAATTGCGAGAACAATTTGGGGCGACCATCAAAGATATAAAGAAACGTATTTCTCGGCATTTCCAGGGAAATATTTCACTGGTGATGGTGCTTTGAGAGATGAAGTCGGTTATTACAGAATTACAGGTCGTGTGGATGATGTTGTAATTGTTTCCGGACATAATTTGGGAACAGCTCCGATTGAAGACAGCATCAATGAACATCCGGCGGTGGCAGAATCTGCGATTGTAGGTTTCCCGCACGATATTAAAGGAAGTGCATTGTATGGTTTTGTTATTTTAAAAGATTCAGGATCAGACAGAAAGCAGGAAAATTTAGTAAAAGAAATTAATCAGTTGATCTCAGATCAGATTGGTCCGATTGCTAAACTGGATAAAATTCAGTTTGTTTCCGGACTTCCGAAAACCCGTTCTGGAAAGATTATGCGCAGAATTTTACGAAAAATTGCCGAAGGTGACTTCTCTAATTTTGGAGATACTTCTACTCTATTAAATCCTGAAATTGTGGAGGAAATTAAAAATGAAAGAATATAA
- a CDS encoding XAC2610-related protein, producing MKKLIILLFPCILSNAQSYKITDFSKDFYATVTKNKSSQTLKVFSLKNKKPLINQEVHLDDYDFENIKSNIAEIPYGHQSIIIYDDFNFDGKKDLALKYGNESCYGGPSYNVYINDKNGFVENPNFSDLAQNYCGFFDVDESKKQIHVMTKSGCCWHQYSDFIIKNGKPFLIKQSEEALDATGLYFETTVKEWKNKYIYYKFKTIAADIVADYILTSYTVENAKKMYLIKKYDNDLYYLFTKKNGDIELLYSDKFFYSKKDNSLAFSSGNAGYKIFNDRIEVTVNKMKTIINADVKTRKNNISNIYDVFKKENIQNLEIIY from the coding sequence ATGAAAAAACTGATTATTTTGTTATTTCCCTGCATTCTTTCAAACGCTCAAAGCTATAAAATCACAGATTTCTCTAAAGATTTCTATGCAACTGTTACCAAAAACAAATCTTCGCAAACACTCAAGGTTTTCAGTTTGAAAAATAAAAAACCGCTTATTAATCAGGAAGTGCATCTTGATGATTATGATTTTGAAAATATAAAATCCAATATTGCAGAAATTCCTTATGGTCATCAGAGTATCATAATTTATGATGATTTCAATTTTGACGGTAAAAAAGATCTCGCTTTGAAATACGGAAACGAAAGTTGCTATGGAGGTCCTTCATATAATGTGTACATTAACGATAAGAACGGTTTTGTAGAAAATCCGAATTTTTCAGATTTGGCACAAAACTACTGTGGTTTTTTTGATGTTGATGAATCTAAAAAACAAATCCATGTCATGACAAAGTCCGGTTGTTGTTGGCATCAGTATTCTGATTTTATAATAAAAAATGGAAAACCATTTCTGATAAAACAATCAGAAGAAGCGTTAGATGCTACGGGACTTTATTTTGAAACTACAGTTAAAGAATGGAAAAACAAATACATTTATTATAAATTCAAGACCATCGCTGCAGATATTGTTGCAGATTATATTCTTACAAGCTACACGGTAGAAAATGCTAAAAAGATGTATCTTATTAAGAAGTATGACAATGATCTTTATTACTTATTTACTAAAAAAAATGGCGACATTGAACTTTTGTACAGCGATAAATTTTTCTATTCTAAAAAAGATAATTCGCTCGCTTTCTCAAGCGGAAATGCCGGTTATAAAATTTTCAACGACAGGATCGAAGTTACTGTCAATAAAATGAAAACGATTATTAATGCAGATGTTAAAACAAGAAAAAATAATATTTCTAACATTTATGATGTCTTCAAAAAGGAAAACATTCAAAATCTCGAAATTATATACTGA
- a CDS encoding RelA/SpoT family protein, translating into MSYDLEQENKEILARYKDLISNTYRTLDEEHNKLIRKAFDIALDAHKDQRRKSGEPYIYHPIAVAKIVATEIGLGATSIACALLHDVIEDSDYTFEDLQKIFGSKIAEIVNGLTKISIMNHQNISVQSENYRKLLLTLSEDFRVILIKIADRLHNMRTLESMAPDKQKKIASETVYIYAPMAHRLGLYYIKSELEDLSLKYNNPEVYNEITSKLELAKESREKYIEEFKDEVSDRLKDEGLNFSIKGRAKAISSIYRKMLKQGVSFEEVYDNYAIRITYKSDAKNEKFLAWKIYSIVTDVYHSNPSRMRDWITQPRSTGYESLHLTVLGPDRKWIEVQIRSERMDDIAEKGVAAHYKYKEGYKQSTEDRNFEKWVTEIRDVLEQQQNLSTSELLDNIKLNLYSKEVFVFTPKGEIKILPTNASALDFAFSVHSDLGMKCLGAKINGKLVPISYKLQNGDQIDILSSQNQKPKSDWLDFVVTSKAKSKIKGFLNSQKNSLVDEGKEILQRKLRHAKINFNDEEINKLQKFFNLKTSQELFLKFQSNELDVSSLRKYIESKNVFNNLLSRFRKSPSKNVHYEEPKEQNLDMIVFGKDEEKLNYSYAKCCTVIPGDKIFGFITISEGIKVHLDTCPNAINLRAQYDYRVIPAKWVNEESFKNRVKIEIEGLDRMGMINDITTVISGAMGMDMKSMSIESNDGIFTGNINLEVKHTGQLEETFKKLKDINGVSRVRRL; encoded by the coding sequence ATGAGTTATGACCTGGAACAGGAGAATAAAGAAATTCTCGCAAGATATAAAGATCTGATTTCTAATACTTACCGTACATTAGATGAAGAACACAACAAACTGATAAGAAAGGCTTTTGATATCGCTCTGGATGCTCACAAAGACCAGAGAAGAAAATCCGGAGAGCCCTACATTTATCACCCTATCGCCGTTGCAAAAATTGTCGCTACAGAGATTGGTTTGGGAGCAACATCCATTGCCTGTGCACTTTTACATGATGTAATCGAAGATTCAGATTACACGTTTGAAGATTTACAGAAAATATTTGGGTCTAAAATCGCAGAGATCGTGAATGGTCTTACCAAAATTTCGATCATGAACCATCAGAATATTTCGGTTCAGTCTGAAAATTACAGGAAACTTCTGCTTACCCTTTCCGAAGATTTCAGGGTAATTCTGATCAAAATTGCAGACCGCCTTCACAACATGCGTACTTTGGAAAGTATGGCGCCCGACAAGCAAAAGAAAATTGCTTCCGAAACCGTTTACATCTACGCTCCGATGGCGCACCGTTTAGGTTTGTATTATATCAAATCTGAGCTTGAAGACCTTTCATTAAAATATAATAATCCTGAAGTATACAACGAGATCACATCAAAACTTGAACTTGCAAAAGAATCAAGGGAAAAATATATTGAGGAATTTAAAGATGAAGTTTCAGACCGTCTGAAAGATGAAGGTTTAAATTTCAGCATCAAAGGTAGGGCGAAAGCCATCTCTTCAATTTACAGGAAAATGCTGAAGCAAGGCGTTTCCTTTGAGGAAGTCTATGACAATTATGCCATCAGAATCACCTATAAGTCGGATGCCAAAAACGAGAAATTTCTCGCATGGAAAATATATTCTATTGTAACGGATGTTTATCATTCCAACCCTTCCAGAATGAGGGACTGGATCACACAACCCCGATCAACAGGATATGAAAGCTTACACCTAACCGTTTTGGGACCAGACAGAAAGTGGATTGAAGTTCAGATCCGTTCCGAAAGAATGGATGACATCGCTGAAAAAGGTGTTGCCGCCCATTACAAATACAAAGAAGGCTACAAACAAAGCACTGAAGACCGAAATTTTGAAAAATGGGTAACGGAAATCAGAGATGTCTTGGAACAGCAGCAGAATCTGAGTACATCCGAACTTTTAGATAATATTAAACTTAATCTCTATTCAAAAGAAGTATTTGTTTTTACCCCGAAAGGTGAGATAAAAATCCTTCCAACCAACGCTTCGGCTCTGGATTTTGCATTTTCTGTGCATTCAGATTTGGGAATGAAATGTTTGGGAGCGAAAATCAATGGCAAACTGGTTCCGATTTCCTATAAACTTCAAAACGGTGATCAGATCGATATTTTATCATCTCAAAATCAAAAACCAAAGTCTGACTGGCTGGATTTTGTTGTTACATCAAAAGCCAAGTCTAAAATCAAAGGATTTCTCAATTCACAGAAAAACTCTCTGGTAGATGAAGGTAAAGAAATTCTTCAGCGAAAACTCCGTCATGCAAAAATCAATTTTAATGACGAAGAAATCAATAAGCTTCAGAAGTTTTTTAATCTTAAAACATCTCAGGAATTATTTTTAAAATTCCAAAGTAACGAATTAGATGTCAGCAGCTTAAGAAAATATATTGAAAGTAAAAATGTGTTTAATAATTTACTTTCGAGATTCAGAAAATCGCCATCTAAAAACGTTCATTACGAGGAGCCAAAAGAGCAGAATCTCGACATGATTGTTTTCGGCAAAGATGAAGAAAAACTGAATTATTCTTATGCAAAATGCTGCACCGTAATTCCTGGAGACAAAATTTTTGGTTTTATTACCATTTCAGAAGGAATAAAAGTTCATTTGGACACATGCCCGAACGCTATAAACCTGCGTGCACAATATGATTACCGTGTAATTCCTGCCAAATGGGTGAACGAGGAAAGCTTTAAAAACAGAGTGAAAATAGAGATTGAAGGACTTGACAGAATGGGAATGATCAACGACATTACCACCGTAATCAGCGGAGCGATGGGCATGGATATGAAAAGTATGTCGATTGAATCCAACGACGGGATTTTTACAGGAAACATCAATCTCGAAGTAAAGCACACAGGTCAGTTGGAAGAAACCTTTAAAAAACTGAAAGACATCAACGGAGTTTCAAGAGTGAGAAGATTGTAA
- the nhaA gene encoding Na+/H+ antiporter NhaA, which translates to MNLSVYFIKFLKNSRSSGILLIFCVAAALLIANSSLNEGFNNILNYKLGAENLHLKYSVSTWINDGLMAIFFLLVGLEIKREILEGELASFKKASLPIFAAVGGMVVPALIFLVFNFKTDFSNGWGIPMATDIAFSLAIISLLGNKVPASLKIFLAALAIVDDLGAILVIAFFYTDSIHFLSLLISFGIVGLLALLNYLKVKNIVFYLISGAFLWYFLHQSGIHATIAGVLLAFTIPTNKSSVIPSPLEKLEHQLHIPVNFLIMPIFALANTNIHFENGMIEGLTNSLSLGIIFGLVVGKLVGINLFSFLAVKLKLSSLPENSSWRQMAGVGLLAGIGFTMSIFIALLSFKNEIQIQNEAKFAVLIASLIAAVSGALVLKMSSAKSN; encoded by the coding sequence ATGAATCTTAGTGTCTACTTTATTAAATTTCTGAAAAACAGCCGGTCATCGGGAATCCTATTGATATTTTGTGTTGCAGCAGCTTTATTGATTGCCAATTCATCACTGAACGAAGGTTTCAATAACATTCTGAATTATAAACTCGGAGCGGAAAATTTACATTTAAAATACTCTGTCAGCACCTGGATTAATGATGGTTTAATGGCCATCTTCTTTCTTTTGGTAGGTCTGGAAATTAAGAGAGAAATTCTGGAAGGCGAGCTTGCTTCATTTAAAAAAGCATCGCTTCCCATCTTCGCTGCAGTCGGCGGAATGGTGGTTCCTGCTTTAATTTTTCTGGTATTTAATTTTAAAACAGATTTCAGCAATGGCTGGGGAATTCCAATGGCGACAGATATTGCATTTTCGCTTGCAATCATTTCGCTTTTGGGAAACAAAGTTCCTGCTTCATTAAAGATTTTTTTGGCAGCTTTGGCGATTGTGGATGATCTCGGAGCTATTTTAGTGATTGCATTTTTTTATACAGATTCAATCCATTTTTTAAGCCTTCTGATCTCTTTCGGAATTGTCGGGTTGCTGGCTTTACTTAATTATCTGAAAGTTAAAAACATAGTCTTCTATCTGATTTCAGGAGCTTTTTTATGGTATTTTTTGCATCAGTCAGGTATTCATGCAACGATTGCGGGAGTTCTTTTGGCATTTACCATTCCAACAAATAAATCATCTGTAATTCCCTCTCCTCTTGAGAAACTGGAGCATCAGCTTCATATTCCTGTTAATTTTTTAATTATGCCTATTTTTGCTTTGGCAAACACCAATATTCATTTCGAAAATGGTATGATTGAGGGTTTAACAAATAGTTTAAGCCTCGGAATTATTTTTGGTTTGGTAGTCGGAAAGCTTGTAGGCATCAACCTTTTCTCATTTTTAGCCGTAAAATTAAAATTGAGCAGCCTTCCTGAGAACAGCAGTTGGAGACAGATGGCAGGCGTTGGTCTACTTGCAGGAATTGGCTTTACAATGTCGATTTTTATTGCATTGCTTTCATTTAAAAATGAAATTCAGATTCAGAATGAAGCTAAGTTTGCTGTCCTGATTGCTTCCTTGATTGCGGCAGTTTCCGGTGCATTGGTTTTAAAAATGAGCTCTGCAAAAAGTAATTAA
- a CDS encoding YihY/virulence factor BrkB family protein, with the protein MAIKTPAVFLRIQKFFEDIHLPVLGISLWEMFQIYFAGVFKDRIGRKAAGISWNFTLSLFPFILFLLSVLPYMPHYDKLQFYIFEVLMHNIFPSNIEGDVRSYIEDNIIPNMKGISNLTILIALIFATNGTFALISGFNEKSEEKLSDVKEFILSFFITIGFVTIVFLALFGVYYVEVVMKLFTPIDNITWLTKNLSAIIGFVSFPVFFFLLLTLFYWLGTVKIVRFRQAVPGAILTTVLFIITTYFFTLYVKNIARYNVLYGSIGSMILLMVWINVNVYLLLFGNELNMALRKLRVEKLLADELKNEADQYISTTFEPSFDGDDEHTRKIDLKQKKTDDEKQDN; encoded by the coding sequence ATGGCAATTAAAACTCCCGCAGTATTCCTGAGGATTCAGAAATTTTTCGAAGATATTCACCTTCCTGTACTGGGAATCTCTCTTTGGGAGATGTTCCAGATTTATTTTGCCGGAGTTTTTAAAGACAGAATCGGACGAAAAGCTGCAGGAATTTCCTGGAATTTTACCTTAAGTCTTTTTCCTTTTATATTGTTTTTACTGTCGGTTTTACCCTACATGCCTCATTACGACAAGCTCCAATTTTATATTTTTGAGGTCTTGATGCACAATATTTTCCCAAGCAATATTGAAGGTGACGTAAGATCCTATATTGAAGATAATATTATTCCTAACATGAAGGGAATCAGTAATTTAACCATTCTTATTGCCTTGATTTTTGCCACCAACGGAACTTTTGCCCTGATCAGCGGCTTCAACGAGAAATCCGAAGAAAAACTAAGTGATGTGAAAGAGTTTATTCTTTCATTTTTTATCACAATCGGCTTTGTAACCATTGTTTTCCTCGCTCTTTTCGGTGTTTATTATGTGGAAGTCGTAATGAAACTTTTCACGCCCATTGATAATATTACATGGCTGACGAAAAATCTTTCTGCAATCATTGGTTTTGTATCATTTCCGGTATTTTTCTTTTTGCTTTTAACCTTATTTTACTGGTTGGGAACTGTGAAAATTGTGCGGTTCAGACAGGCTGTTCCGGGAGCGATTCTTACTACAGTTCTGTTTATTATCACTACCTATTTTTTCACACTTTACGTTAAAAATATTGCCAGATACAACGTTTTATACGGTTCCATCGGAAGTATGATTTTATTGATGGTCTGGATCAATGTAAATGTTTATTTGCTGCTTTTTGGTAATGAACTGAACATGGCTTTAAGAAAACTCAGAGTTGAAAAACTACTTGCCGACGAGCTGAAAAATGAAGCCGATCAGTATATTTCAACTACATTTGAGCCTAGTTTTGATGGTGACGATGAGCATACACGTAAAATTGACTTAAAACAAAAGAAAACAGATGATGAGAAACAGGATAATTAA